Within the Hevea brasiliensis isolate MT/VB/25A 57/8 chromosome 2, ASM3005281v1, whole genome shotgun sequence genome, the region ATCTGTAAAACCAATATTTCAAGAGTGTTTATTGGCTTCCCATGGCTAAATGAAATTATGAAGCCATGGCCTCAGCCTCCTATCTCTTCCACGTCGGTGTCGCTAAAATCCTGTAACTCTTGGCGACATTGAGCTTGTTTTGCAAGGGTGTGAGGTTCTGTTGATTTTGGCTGGTCATGCCCTATCTTTGATAGAAGTTTTCTCTTTCCTGGGAGTCCGATGAGTTGCTTCATTTCAACTACCTGATGATAGCACTATATTGATGGATGGTCTTGAGTTTCTGCTTAGGATATTAGGTCTAGGCTTGGCTAAAATGGATGTTGGGCCTGTGTTGGGCCTGCTCTTTTGCGTTAGGGCTTTGTTTTTATATTTCAAACCTTGAGCCTTGATATGTGTATTCTTGCCCTGTGAACTTTTGTGCAATAAAATTTACACATGGCACAAGCATATAAGTGTATGATTAAGCTCTAATAACTTAAATCCAACTAGCCTAAAAGAAGCTTTCTCTCTCTAATTATGTAGAGAGAGAAAGTTCTCTTTAAACTTTTGAGTTTTTCCTGtcgttctctctctctccctcgagTTAAGCCAAGTTTTTTCCCTTACTCCTCTGGGCAGGGGATGGTGCTTTCTTTGGTTCAATGATGGGTGTCCTCCCGTCCTTGATCTGATGTGCCTATAGTTTTGGATTAATTGTATTATTTTTATAGATCTTAGAGCTTAAATGGAGAGGGTTTCCAGAGAAATTATGTTAGTGGGAGTTGAGGTTTGAGACTCTGTTTGTATGGGTAGCTTCCCTAGATTATGTTATTGTTCCTTGCTCGATGGAGGTTATTGGCCCTAAGAGAGGTGACCAAGGAAGGCAACTAGGGGATCCATAAAACTGATGTTTCAATAGTGTTTGCTGGCTTTCCATGGCTAGAAGAGACCAAAAAGTCATGGCCTCTACCTCCTGTCTCTCCCAAGTTGGTGTCGCTAGAGTCTTGAAACTCTTGGTGGCATTGAGCTTGTTATGTAGGGTGCAAGGTTATGTTGGCTTTGGCTAGTCATGCGCTAGCCCTTTGTCTTTGGTGAAAGTTTTCCCCTTTTTGGCAGTCTGATGAGTTGCTTTATTTTAGATACTGGATGGCACTATGCTGATGGATGGCCATGAGTTTCTGCTTGGAATATTAGGTTTAGGATTAGTTTGAAAGGATTCTAAGCCTTTTTGCTAGGCCTGCTCCTTTGGATTGGGCCTTTATCTCTGTATTTCAAGCATTGGGCCTTGATATATGTACCATCGCCTTCTGAACTTTATACAATAAAAACtatacttataaaaaaaaaaaaaaactaaaatccaaTTGAGCATGGGCTTTTGGCTAGTAGCTGTATGAATGGCCAGTGTGTGCTAGAACTACTATTTTTGGTGCTTCTGCACCATGAAGGACCACTTAAATGTCCGTACTAGAGATTAGAGATTTGCGAGGAACTTGTTAATTATGTTGTTAAAAGTGGCAACCCTATGATGAGTGTGATGTTGACAATAGAATCAAGAGAACAAAGTACTAAGATCGTGCTTAATTGTAGGCTTTTAGGTCACACATCAAAGTCACCCTCTTTCTAGAGAGCATTTATTATGTTACTTTGGGTTCAAATTTATTACCAAGTCATAGCCCTACCTTCGCATCCATAAAAATCTATAATTATGGTGTCGGCTATACTCTATACAGATACAATTATCTAAAGGATAAAGATCCTCTTCTGTTCAATTGAACACGATTTATTATACTGATATAATTTCAATCGTTTAGTTCAAAATCAATTGTTGAGATTTCAGGGTGGTAATTGTTAAGCTTGGAGCATTATAGCTCTTCAATTCCAAACCAAGATGAGCTTGTCTCATTTTAGAGCCCAGCAACTATTGAAGCCCTTTACCTTGATGGGTCCAAATGCTATCACATAGTCTAGAAACCCAAAGGTCTTGAATCTTGTCCACCTTGCACCCAGCATCTCAATTCTAACCCAAAGGAGTTGATGGGTCTGAAAAATTAAGCCCAATTGTTGGGGTATGTTGATCTTCAAATGTAGCCCAAGCCAAGGTGATATTTAAGAGACCCATCACCCGGAAGACGACTTCGAGTTCATTTTGGTGTCTAACTGGTGATTGGGTTTGGGTAGGCTTACCACATATTATATTCATTGAAGTGCTTAGCAGAAGATCTCTTGTCAACATGTTTTTCACGTTAAAAGTTGAGCCCATCAGGCTTGTTAAAATTAAAATCGCTTTAATTTTGTCCACCATGCACCCAGCATCTCACCGTGTGCTTTCAGCTTTCCCACGATTCTCAGTCAATGAGCTTCTTCTAtcatctctttttttttaaaaaaaggtgCTTTTTCTGATTTGATGATTTATGTCAAGGATTGCAAAAAAGCATGATGCATTCATTTCTTTCATATTCCTGTTAAACTACCCATTTGATATTTGTACACCAACAACAATTAATCATTGTTCTTAaacaaatttatattaatatattatatgcaTTTCTTTGTGCGACTTTCGCATGTTAAATCTCGTATAGTACACGGGTCATACCTCTCTACTGTAACTCTTTCTAACTCTTGTTGATATTatgaatgttaattattttaatagttattaattattttattaattattaagttaaatattaattattttaattaattatttatataataaattaaaataaaattttttaataaaaataattatattattttattaattttatcaaaaagcTCTATCAAcctttaaaaattaaagataatttttTATGAATCTTTCTTTAAATATCTAAATATTATTATAGATACTATATtactaaatattataaataagagaaataatatGTTAACTATGATTAAGATATTAAATATTATCTTAAAAATTATGGTTGAAATCTATATATATTAGTAAAGGCTAAAAAAAAATGTCACATTTCAATGAAAGTGGGTTTCGCTACAACACCCACAAATTAATCCAACAACCCTTCATTTCTAGTAACGTTTTAATAAAATATTGACATATccaaatacaaatttacaaatttttttgGGGTCGGTATATAAAAAGTTTTagaattaattttcaattattaagaatttaatatctaaaaatttaataaaataaaaaattgagttaATTTAACCAATAATTGAGTTACttgttatttattaaattttatttaatattttaaatgttGATTAATAgatataatttagaaataaaatgataaaatttaGTGTAATTAAGAAATTATCAGAATTGAAGCGGCAGTGAGATTCGCTTCCATTGGCCATATGTTGAAGAAGGAGTCAACAATCAACATCAATAAAAAGGACATCCAACATAAGAATTTCCCATCAATCCTAACGCGCATTATTTGGGCCCCGCCACCTTTTCTTTTGTCGGCTCCTGTCGGCTCGCCctttgccctttttttttttttttttttttaactttttctaccgttcatttgcttaattttatttttttatttagataATTATAGGCTATGCAATGAGAGGTACCACGCTCTTTCTTTTTCacagtaataataaataattaaaaaaaataaatagtaaataatttcatttttcttatagattttgaaaatttttataatcTCTCAAaccttataatttcaatattaatatagggtcattttatttttttatttaattttgattataattcaaatttaataatttataattttaaataagatTTTAATAGCTCACTAATGGACTTAAATTTTGAATACGATATCAAATATAGGTCCTTTTCCTTTAGACTATTTCTCTATATAGAGGTGtgccattaaaataatttttttaatgatcACATTTCATATTCTATCTATAAATTTTAAGATCTCCTCATAATttcttagttaaaatttttaatttttgaaaacaaGATTTTAAAATTTAGCTATTACTATTTTTGCTTTTGAGCAAACACTAACAAAAGAGAATAAACTTCTTCTTTGAAAttctaataataatatcaaaattaaaaaGCTATTGAAATTGAGATgaaatatacataaatatattaataaattcaaaaaattttaaaatataattattatatatataataatattattataactattaattataaataaattttatgtaatCAACCGCTTTCCTTTTTACATGTGAAATGAGTAAATACATACTACATTAAAATAGTTATTGTTGCAATTGCATAATAAAAATATGTTTAATTAGTCTGCAAGCAAAGCATAGGAAGTTGCCTCTGAAAGCATGAAAGAGTTGGCATCCTGTGAGAGGATCTTTTGATAAATTGCAGAGAAGTTTAAAAAGCAATGAAATCTTATCTTTTTGATAGACCAACAAAACCCAACCTTTGTTCATGAGTGGTCCTAAGGAAAACAATAAAAACAAGCAGGTGACAGCAGAAGAATAAGAATCAAGACTTGTTCATTATAAGGTCAAAAAGCAGAAACCCACTACAGTACACACACTCATAATTCCACCTACAGTCAATAAACTTATGTATTTATAGAAATTGCACTAAGGATTAAAAATCAGACAAATTTTCCCACATTAAATGTTCCATCTTAAATTAAATTTGGTTAGTGCTAGTATAGTCAAAATAGACACCTTTTTTTTCCTCGCTGTTCTATATTCAGAAAGTGAGCCAGCACATAAAGCCAGCGAACAAACAATCTCAAACATTCTCTCTTGCACTAGCTAAGAGCAGCTGCAGACAAAGGAGGTGAATTCTCCCACATCTCTTTCTCTCAATCTCTTTCTCTTTCTGAAGTCATCACtcgcttttcttttctttttcttctcaatTTATGGATGCTGCTCCATGGCCACAGGTGGGTagaactttctttttttttgggTTACCTTATTTTTCTATGTATAATTGTGAATTTTCTGGTTCAGGCCTTTAGGGTTAACACGGACCATGTTCCACtagttaattaattagtttcatgAAGAGATTGAAAgttgtggattttttttttcccacTTCTTCTGTTAGAGATTTTTATGCGTGGAAAGTGTACTTCCCTGCACAACTTATCTCTGAATTCTTCTCTTTTGAAGGATGGAAGGATAAAGTTTATTTCGTTCCGTTCTTGAAACATGAAAGCCCTGAACTTTTTCTTTCTTGGCCTTTTTGCTAGTGTGAGAACTCATAAAGGGATATGTAAAGTTATAATTTGTTATTATCATTTATTCTTTTTgggcttttttcttttctttttttccttataTTTCCTCTTTCCTACAGAAAGACTAGTTTGTTTTCTTTGATCTTTTATAGTCTCTTGAAACCTTGTTTTAGGCTTCAAGATTCCATGGTCCTATCGATCTTATGTATTTTCTATTGTTATTTCTCTTACTCTAGGGTTTGCAGGATATTAAACTGGTAAAACCCATGGAGGAAATATCATCTAATGCCTGTACTAGGCCTGTGTTAGAGAGAAAAGCAAGGCCTCAAGAGCAATTGAACTGTCCAAGATGTAATTCTACCAACACCAAATTTTGTTACTACAACAATTATAGTCTTACTCAACCAAGATACTTCTGCAAGACTTGTAGAAGGTACTGGACAGAAGGAGGATCTCTTAGAAATGTTCCTGTTGGTGGAGGCTCTAGGAAGAACAAAAGATCTACATCATCATCAtcggcagcagcagcagcagcgtcATCATCATCGTCTGCTTCATCTAAGCTCCCTGATCTAAACCCACCTAGTCTCTCACAGTTTTCTTCTCCAAACCCCAAGACCCATGAAGGCCAAGATCTCAATCTGGCGTTCCCAGCTATACAGGAGAGTCAAGGTATATCTCATTTTGTTGAAGTACCCAAAACTGAAAAAAACAACAACAATCAACataact harbors:
- the LOC110663757 gene encoding dof zinc finger protein DOF2.5 isoform X2, which encodes MEEISSNACTRPVLERKARPQEQLNCPRCNSTNTKFCYYNNYSLTQPRYFCKTCRRYWTEGGSLRNVPVGGGSRKNKRSTSSSSAAAAAASSSSSASSKLPDLNPPSLSQFSSPNPKTHEGQDLNLAFPAIQESQGISHFVEVPKTEKNNNNQHNSSSSSSYTSSSLSALELLRTGIASRGLNSFMPTPMPDSNTLYSSGFPMQEFKPTLSFSVEGIGSRYGVQENGGRICFPFGEMKQLSSATEVDQNKGQGTSSSAYWNGMFGGGGGSW
- the LOC110663757 gene encoding dof zinc finger protein DOF3.7 isoform X3, with product MDAAPWPQGLQDIKLVKPMEEISSNACTRPVLERKARPQEQLNCPRCNSTNTKFCYYNNYSLTQPRYFCKTCRRYWTEGGSLRNVPVGGGSRKNKRSTSSSSAAAAAASSSSSASSKLPDLNPPSLSQFSSPNPKTHEGQDLNLAFPAIQESQALELLRTGIASRGLNSFMPTPMPDSNTLYSSGFPMQEFKPTLSFSVEGIGSRYGVQENGGRICFPFGEMKQLSSATEVDQNKGQGTSSSAYWNGMFGGGGGSW
- the LOC110663757 gene encoding dof zinc finger protein DOF2.5 isoform X1; this encodes MDAAPWPQGLQDIKLVKPMEEISSNACTRPVLERKARPQEQLNCPRCNSTNTKFCYYNNYSLTQPRYFCKTCRRYWTEGGSLRNVPVGGGSRKNKRSTSSSSAAAAAASSSSSASSKLPDLNPPSLSQFSSPNPKTHEGQDLNLAFPAIQESQGISHFVEVPKTEKNNNNQHNSSSSSSYTSSSLSALELLRTGIASRGLNSFMPTPMPDSNTLYSSGFPMQEFKPTLSFSVEGIGSRYGVQENGGRICFPFGEMKQLSSATEVDQNKGQGTSSSAYWNGMFGGGGGSW